A genomic stretch from Arachis stenosperma cultivar V10309 chromosome 3, arast.V10309.gnm1.PFL2, whole genome shotgun sequence includes:
- the LOC130967877 gene encoding uncharacterized protein LOC130967877 translates to MTRLSFRPRPLDIHKKLPIVKSVKDFEDDEAPTSTRNSQLLRIATEVEHEVHPVPSRRVASEIPTPQFVVVDTYERDYSCTFAQPNSYLRARGARAEIGEFVEYDLDNEDEDWIFEFNKEKKILMPEMFEALLFKLEVLDHKARERAGVITPTHGSPIPVLLRLDGAIEALQAQSKYTVIESVYGYWKEKRERWQKPILRRLQPPPPSNDTNPYNVFRPREKAHRLHTRRMQRRENNVQSFEKLRQVRRNLEQAKSLVQAVIKREEKKREVMDNEVMLQRIQMKYKHETKFLEDSLALSRLTPYSSKFVSSEEEFFESDNMMTSHPHSRPSVVQIHPSYDANPAMLPAAFSKQEFRRQHVPQGWPQKLDPLEQVLLFTKPLLPDKLHMAGIVPPSDTLRDNNGVPTRAYKFHGRIGRGGRIIFDRWNPLMQTPIDSGNSYYMPPKPRPSFNM, encoded by the exons ATGACTAGGTTGTCTTTCAGGCCCCGGCCACTTGACATCCACAAGAAGCTCCCCATTGTTAAGTCTGTTAAGGACTTCGAAGATGACGAGGCACCTACTTCTACTCGTAATTCACAGTTGCTGCGAATTGCTACTGAGGTTGAGCATGAG GTACATCCTGTTCCCAGCAGGAGAGTGGCCTCTGAAATCCCTACTCCTCAGTTTGTTGTTGTGGATACATATGAAAGGGACTATTCTTGCACTTTTGCTCAACCAAATTCTTACTTGCGGGCAAGAGGAG CTCGGGCTGAGATTGGAGAGTTTGTTGAGTATGACTTGGACAATGAAGATGAGGACTGGATTTTTGAGTTTAACAAGGAAAAGAAGATTCTGATGCCTGAAAT GTTTGAGGCTCTTCTTTTCAAGCTGGAGGTATTGGATCATAAGGCTCGTGAAAGGGCTGGAGTTATAACACCTACTCATGGTTCACCAATTCCAGTGCTACTACGGCTTGATGGTGCTATTGAG GCCCTACAAGCTCAGTCAAAATATACAGTTATTGAATCGGTATATGGTTACTGGAAAGAGAAG CGAGAAAGGTGGCAAAAGCCAATTTTGCGACGTTTGCAG CCCCCTCCACCTTCTAATGACACCAACCCATATAATGTCTTTCGTCCTAGGGAAAAAGCCCACAGGCTTCACACAAGAAGG ATGCAACGAAGAGAAAACAATGTCCAGTCATTTGAGAAGCTTCGCCAG GTTAGACGGAACCTTGAACAAGCTAAGAGCTTGGTGCAGGCTGTGATCAAG AGGGaggagaaaaagagagaagtaATGGATAATGAAGTTATGCTGCAGAGGATACAAATGAAGTATAAG CATGAAACCAAATTTTTGGAAGACAGCTTAGCACTCTCGAGACTCACTCCCTACTCATCGAAGTTTGTTTCAAGTGAGGAGGAGTTCTTCGAGTCAGACAATATGATGACTAGCCATCCTCATTCAAGGCCTTCAGTAGTACAGATTCATCCTTCATATGATGCCAACCCGGCCATGCTTCCTGCAGCTTTTTCAAAGCAAGAGTTTAGGAGGCAACATGTTCCACAAGGCTGGCCTCAAAAGTTG GATCCTCTTGAGCAAGTTTTGTTGTTTACAAAACCTTTACTTCCGGACAAGTTGCATATGGCAGGCATTGTGCCACCATCAGATACTTTAAGAGATAATAATGGGGTGCCAACAAGAGCATATAAATTCCATGGAAGAATTGGCAGAGGAGGCCGTATAATATTTGACAGATGGAATCCACTTATGCAGACCCCAATTGACTCTGGAAATTCTTATTATATGCCACCAAAACCAAGACCTTCATTCAACATGTAA
- the LOC130966077 gene encoding 40S ribosomal protein S7-like has protein sequence MFTSRKKIHKDNDAEPTEFEETVAQYVFDLENTNQDLKSDLKDLYINQAIQMDVAGNRKAVVIYVPFRLRKSFRKIHLRLVRELEKKFSGKDVVLIATRRIVRPPKKGSAVQRPRTRTLTAVHDAILEDVVYPAEIVGKRVRYRLDGSKIIKVFLDPKERNNTEYKLEAFSGVYRKLTGKDVSFEFPITEA, from the exons ATGTTCACCTCAAGGAAGAAAATCCACAAGGATAATGATGCTGAACCCACTGAGTTTGAGGAGACAGTTGCACAG tACGTGTTTGATTTGGAGAACACTAATCAGGACCTGAAAAGTGATTTGAAAGATCTCTACATAAACCAGGCAAT TCAAATGGACGTGGCTGGAAATCGCAAGGCTGTGGTCATCTATGTTCCTTTCAGATTGAGGAAGTCGTTCCGCAAAATTCATCTTCGTCTTGTCAGGGAGCTTGAGAAGAAGTTTAGTGGGAAG GATGTTGTGTTGATTGCCACAAGAAGGATCGTGCGTCCTCCAAAGAAAGGGTCTGCTGTTCAACGGCCCCGTACCCGCACTTTGACTGCTGTGCATGATGCTATTCTTGAAGACGTAGTTTATCCTGCCGAGATTGTTGGCAAACGAGTCAGATACAGACTCGACGGATCAAAAATAATCAAA GTTTTCTTGGATCCGAAGGAACGCAACAACACTGAATACAAGCTGGAGGCTTTCTCTGGAGTTTACAGGAAGCTTACCGGAAAAGATGTATCTTTTGAGTTTCCAATCACAGAAGCCTAG
- the LOC130965527 gene encoding uncharacterized protein LOC130965527, translating into MTASDQDETEQFGEWLLKVGDGIIGDNMDGESEICLPEDIVIPSSDQAFDELVHFSYPNILENMSSKNFFKERSILVPTLDVVEEVNNHLMVGGKKLYFSSDSICMDEGNMESQLDLYGPELLNSINCSGLPPHKLILKVGVPVMLLRNIDQSSGLCNGTRQQVRKLENHVIKCEVLTGNNIGHIALIPRMNMVPTNETVPVRFQRRQFSIIVSFVMTINKSHGQTLSHVGLYLPKPIFTDGQLYVALSRVKNKRVLKVLLMNHVGMSANSTINIVYRKVFEKIVF; encoded by the coding sequence ATGACTGCTTCAGATCAAGATGAGACAGAGCAATTTGGTGAGTGGTTATTGAAAGTTGGTGATGGTATAATAGGTGACAATATGGATGGTGAATCTGAGATATGTCTTCCAGAAGATATTGTTATTCCTTCTTCGGACCAGGCATTTGATGAGTTAGTTCATTTTTCTTATCCAAATATTTTGGAAAATATGTCCTCAAAGAATTTTTTCAAAGAAAGATCTATACTGGTTCCCACACTAGACGTCGTTGAAGAGGTCAACAACCATCTGATGGTTGGAgggaaaaaattatattttagttcGGATTCCATTTGTATGGATGAAGGGAATATGGAGAGTCAACTAGATCTCTATGGTCCTGAATTATTGAATAGCATAAATTGCTCTGGTTTGCCTCCACATAAATTAATACTCAAGGTTGGTGTTCCGGTGATGTTACTGAGGAATATTGACCAATCCAGTGGTCTTTGTAATGGTACAAGACAACAAGTTAGGAAGCTTGAAAATCATGTCATAAAATGTGAAGTCTTAACGGGTAACAATATTGGTCATATTGCTTTGATTCCAAGAATGAATATGGTACCAACAAATGAAACCGTCCCAGTTAGATTCCAACGAAGACAGTTTTCCATAATAGTATCGTTTGTTATGACAATTAATAAGTCTCATGGACAAACTTTATCTCATGTTGGATTGTACTTGCCCAAACCAATTTTTACAGATGGCCAACTATATGTGGCACTTTCAAGAGTTAAGAATAAGAGAGTTTTAAAAGTTTTACTTATGAATCACGTAGGAATGTCTGCAAATTCAACCATCAATATTGTTTATAGAAAAGTCTTtgaaaaaatagtattttaa
- the LOC130965528 gene encoding inositol transporter 4-like, which produces MEGGPEAASKQEFTEFWKRATSSPYIMRLALSAGIGGLLFGYDTGVISGALLYIREDFVEVDKKLWLQEVIVSMAVAGAIIGAALGGWMNDMLGRKTSILGADIVFFLGAIVMAIAPAPWVLVVGRILVGFGVGIASMTSPLYISEASPAAIRGALVCINGLLITFGQFFSYLINLAFTKTPGTWRWMLGVAGLPAVVQFVLMLTLPESPRWLYNQGKENESRKILEKIYRADEIEGEIKAMREAVEQEKQEEGLIGQTLGEKMKAAFSNVAVRRGLYAGVTAQVAQQFVGINTVMYYSPTIVQFAGIASKSTALALSLVTSGLNAIGSILSMLCIDKYGRRKLMLLSLIAIIICLLTLTGVFYQAATTAPPINNIDTLSFGANATCQAYLDAPNVSSWNCMKCLKAECAFCASTGGNHLPGACLAETKEVRAVCGEQKRVWFSDGCPSKIGVLAVIVLGLYILAYSPGMGSVPWVLNSEIYPLRFRGIGGGIAAVSNWCANLIVSLTFLSLIHALGAAGTFLLFAGFSTIGLVAIYLLVPETKGLQFEEVEKLLQKGFNPCGCTNPKTDEEKASTSN; this is translated from the exons ATGGAAGGAGGGCCGGAGGCAGCTAGTAAGCAAGAGTTCACAGAATTCTGGAAAAGAGCAACTAGTTCGCCTTACATCATGCGCCTTGCTCTATCGGCCGGAATTGGAGGTCTCCTCTTCGGCTACGATACCGGTGTTATCTCAGGAGCCTTGCTTTACATTCGCGAGGACTTTGTAGAAGTTGATAAGAAATTATGGTTGCAGGAAGTCATTGTAAGTATGGCTGTAGCGGGAGCCATTATTGGTGCTGCACTTGGTGGATGGATGAACGACATGCTCGGCCGTAAGACCTCTATCTTGGGGGCTGATATTGTTTTCTTTCTTGGCGCAATAGTCATGGCTATTGCCCCTGCTCCTTGGGTCCTCGTCGTTGGAAGAATTTTGGTTGGTTTTGGAGTTGGCATAGCTTCCATGACTTCCCCTCTCTATATCTCAGAAGCCTCTCCAGCTGCCATTAGAGGAGCTCTCGTTTGTATCAATGGTCTCCTCATCACCTTTGGCCAGTTCTTCTCCTACCTTATCAACCTCGCATTCACCaag ACTCCTGGAACGTGGCGTTGGATGCTTGGGGTGGCCGGACTTCCGGCGGTGGTTCAATTCGTTTTAATGCTGACCCTTCCTGAGTCACCGAGGTGGTTGTACAACCAGGGGAAAGAAAATGAGTCCAGAAAAATCCTGGAAAAGATTTACAGAGCAGACGAGATTGAAGGGGAGATAAAAGCAATGAGAGAAGCCgtagaacaagagaagcaagagGAAGGGTTGATCGGTCAAACTCTTGGAGAGAAAATGAAGGCTGCTTTCAGCAACGTTGCTGTTCGAAGAGGATTGTATGCAGGCGTGACTGCTCAAGTCGCTCAACAATTCGTTGGCATCAACACCGTCATGTATTACAGCCCAACCATTGTTCAGTTTGCCGGTATTGCATCAAAATCTACCGCACTTGCACTCTCCCTCGTCACATCTGGTCTCAACGCCATTGGATCTATCCttagcatgctttgcatcgataaATATGGAAGGAGAAAGCTCATGCTCCTATCCCTTATTGCAATAATCATTTGCCTCCTCACTCTCACCGGAGTTTTCTATCAGGCAGCTACCACCGCTCCTCCAATTAACAACATTGACACCCTCAGCTTCGGTGCTAACGCTACGTGTCAGGCTTATCTTGATGCCCCTAATGTCTCTTCATGGAATTGCATGAAATGTTTGAAAGCTGAATGTGCCTTCTGTGCCAGCACTGGGGGCAAT CATCTTCCGGGAGCATGCCTGGCAGAAACAAAGGAAGTCAGAGCGGTGTGCGGTGAGCAAAAGCGCGTGTGGTTTTCTGATGGATGCCCAAGCAAAATTGGAGTGCTTGCAGTTATAGTGTTGGGACTATATATCCTAGCGTACTCTCCTGGAATGGGATCAGTGCCTTGGGTTTTGAACTCAGAGATTTACCCATTGAGATTCAGGGGAATTGGTGGAGGCATAGCAGCAGTTTCAAATTGGTGTGCTAATCTCATAGTGAGTTTGACATTCTTATCACTCATCCATGCACTTGGGGCTGCAGGAACATTCCTCCTCTTTGCTGGATTTTCCACAATTGGGCTCGTTGCCATCTATCTATTGGTACCAGAGACCAAAGGGCTTCAGTTTGAAGAGGTTGAGAAGTTGCTTCAGAAAGGTTTCAACCCTTGCGGTTGCACTAATCCAAAGACAGACGAAGAAAAAGCAAGTactagtaattaa